One window of Phycisphaeraceae bacterium genomic DNA carries:
- a CDS encoding RNA polymerase sigma factor, translated as MQRDRFHIFSELLVLQAQLGDEQAIDELVRLWTDRLACRARRLLGDDDGVLDVVQETWLGIARGLRSLNDPALFGPWAYRIVSNKCADVVRRRVNHRKLRHDASAAEQASRSDGDTRDEIGIAVREAICLLPTDLRDVVVFHYMDGLGVEAIASIMQVPAGTVKTRLMRARSRLKPLIENSL; from the coding sequence ATGCAACGCGATCGTTTCCATATCTTCTCGGAACTTCTGGTGCTGCAGGCCCAACTGGGCGATGAGCAGGCGATAGATGAACTCGTGAGACTATGGACCGATCGTTTGGCATGTCGTGCGCGGCGACTACTCGGCGATGATGATGGTGTGCTGGATGTTGTGCAAGAGACTTGGCTTGGGATCGCGCGCGGGCTGCGATCGCTCAACGATCCTGCGCTGTTCGGACCATGGGCGTATCGGATCGTGTCGAACAAGTGCGCGGATGTTGTCCGCAGACGCGTGAACCATCGCAAGCTGCGCCACGACGCTAGCGCTGCCGAGCAGGCAAGCCGTTCTGATGGTGATACACGCGATGAGATCGGGATTGCAGTGCGTGAAGCAATCTGCCTGCTCCCGACTGACTTGCGCGATGTTGTGGTGTTCCATTACATGGATGGGCTTGGTGTTGAAGCGATCGCGAGCATCATGCAGGTGCCCGCTGGGACAGTCAAGACCAGGCTGATGCGAGCACGATCCAGACTCAAACCGTTGATTGAAAACTCACTCTGA
- a CDS encoding 3'(2'),5'-bisphosphate nucleotidase encodes MAHTITDDVLTAALAAVSDACAVCRHVQIKLDDIKAMSKDDKSPVTIADYASQAIVSQQLRIRLGVHSIVGEESASALRSAENTVQREQVLDAVRLAWPGAAENEVLDAIDAGHADPKNDNAFWTLDPIDGTKGFLRNNQYAIALAYVVDGEPVLGVLGCPNLSASFDASFDEPDRTGSIYYAIKGKGTFQITGTDIRERGERVSATSRDDGTLSVCASVEKAHSNVSDTDRIMDHIASDMNTTWKPVRLDSQCKYAVVARGQSNAYLRLPTKKGYVERIWDHAAGALVATEAGAIVTDVHGKPLDFSHGRGLEQNRGVACATPNIHARVIDAIKSLNVCQIA; translated from the coding sequence ATGGCACACACGATCACCGATGATGTTCTTACCGCTGCACTGGCTGCCGTCTCGGACGCGTGCGCGGTCTGCAGGCACGTGCAGATCAAGCTCGACGACATCAAGGCGATGTCCAAGGATGATAAGAGCCCGGTGACCATCGCCGACTATGCCAGCCAGGCGATCGTGAGCCAGCAGCTTCGCATCCGATTGGGTGTGCATTCGATTGTCGGCGAGGAGAGCGCGAGCGCATTGCGCAGTGCTGAGAACACAGTGCAGCGCGAGCAGGTGCTCGACGCGGTGCGCCTGGCCTGGCCGGGCGCAGCTGAAAACGAAGTGCTCGACGCGATCGACGCAGGGCATGCAGATCCAAAGAACGACAACGCGTTCTGGACACTCGATCCGATCGACGGCACAAAGGGGTTTCTGCGTAACAACCAGTACGCTATCGCGCTCGCGTATGTTGTCGATGGCGAGCCCGTGCTGGGCGTGCTCGGTTGTCCAAATCTGAGCGCATCATTTGATGCGTCGTTCGATGAGCCCGATCGCACTGGTTCCATCTACTACGCGATCAAGGGAAAGGGCACGTTCCAGATCACCGGCACCGACATCCGCGAGCGTGGTGAGCGTGTATCGGCAACATCGCGCGACGACGGCACACTCTCTGTGTGCGCAAGCGTCGAGAAGGCCCATTCGAATGTCAGCGACACCGACCGCATCATGGACCACATCGCGTCGGACATGAACACAACGTGGAAGCCTGTGCGTCTTGACAGCCAGTGCAAGTACGCTGTTGTCGCGCGCGGGCAGAGCAACGCGTACCTGCGCCTGCCGACCAAGAAGGGATACGTCGAGCGCATCTGGGACCATGCAGCTGGTGCGCTCGTCGCGACCGAGGCTGGTGCCATCGTAACCGATGTGCATGGCAAGCCCTTGGATTTCTCGCATGGTCGCGGGCTGGAGCAGAACCGTGGCGTGGCCTGCGCGACACCGAACATCCACGCGAGGGTGATCGACGCGATCAAATCGCTCAATGTGTGCCAGATTGCTTGA
- a CDS encoding peptidase S8 translates to MKKYSTVVRAVALAMPLMLAGAAGAAVSVDETSPVVSSNGMNGLAFPGGDVFYTTSNTISNAKSTVIPGSTTTVITWEEGATSYYAVSFDGSTLAGRVRDTGNQVRLRYASFDPVNGQAPAVNPALRADANNTVYLVQLNSVSTDAARDAITAAGGEVVRFLADNTHIVRADANSIAAINNMPMVRWTGAFHPAYRLDDAASAFAMSTEESTAQRWTIQVYQPFGAEQEVVAEAIRNAGGFVHYTTSDETYLFDATLTPSQLAMVAHMNEVAFVDAWGGPGEWDMDIGRQVLGSAYVQSGVLDFEGSGLNGEIFDTETPDTNPEWNAATGGNGVIHHGPNGNSGTHGSSCFGICFARGVSPQYKGHMPEGQGIFFHYAKSTSFGGTYGTRLQIAQESIDPAGPYRSVFQTSSVGNNRTASYTNLSAEMDNVLFLTNYLHCQSQSNAGNTQSRPEAWAKNILSGGAVQHNNSANPATYGISGASTGPATDGRVKPTLAGFYDSIATTSSTGYTSGFGGTSGGTPMVCGTVGIFFEMWHRQVWPAANPNPGATIFDDAPGITTAKVAMIATARRLSQLERRRQGWGLPNLQKLYDLKDKSAFLANEDAALGNLETHSYCFEVGAGEPELLVSMSYIDPQGTVGAAVHRINDLSLRVTAPNGTVYWGNNGITVTTAQYNTSGGSSNTVDTEENVFVQNPAAGQWTIEVIGDEVVADTHPAAGTNARYSLFAAGGTECGGCYADCDGSGSLNVFDYICFGNEYAAGNSYADCDGSGSLNVFDYICFGNEYAAGCP, encoded by the coding sequence ATGAAGAAGTATTCGACTGTGGTTCGCGCGGTTGCGCTTGCGATGCCCCTGATGCTCGCGGGTGCTGCTGGTGCGGCAGTGAGCGTCGACGAAACATCACCCGTGGTCAGCTCAAACGGTATGAATGGTCTCGCGTTCCCGGGCGGCGATGTGTTTTATACAACATCAAACACCATCAGCAACGCAAAGTCGACTGTCATCCCGGGCTCGACCACAACGGTCATTACCTGGGAAGAGGGAGCGACATCATACTATGCGGTGAGCTTTGACGGCTCGACGCTTGCAGGTCGCGTCCGTGACACTGGCAATCAGGTTCGTCTCCGCTACGCCAGCTTCGACCCCGTGAATGGTCAAGCCCCCGCGGTGAATCCCGCTCTGCGTGCAGACGCAAACAACACCGTGTATCTCGTGCAGTTGAACTCGGTCTCCACCGATGCAGCGCGCGATGCAATCACGGCAGCTGGCGGCGAGGTCGTTCGCTTCCTTGCTGACAACACACACATCGTTCGTGCTGACGCGAATTCGATCGCAGCGATCAACAACATGCCAATGGTCCGCTGGACAGGCGCGTTCCATCCCGCATACCGCCTCGACGACGCAGCAAGCGCGTTTGCAATGTCAACCGAAGAGTCCACCGCGCAGCGCTGGACCATTCAGGTCTATCAGCCGTTCGGCGCTGAGCAGGAAGTTGTTGCAGAAGCAATCCGCAATGCTGGCGGATTCGTTCACTACACCACAAGTGACGAGACATACCTGTTCGATGCAACGCTGACGCCCTCGCAGCTTGCAATGGTTGCGCACATGAACGAGGTTGCATTCGTCGACGCGTGGGGCGGCCCCGGCGAGTGGGACATGGACATCGGTCGTCAGGTGCTTGGCTCGGCATACGTGCAGTCCGGCGTGCTCGACTTCGAGGGCAGCGGCCTGAACGGCGAAATCTTTGATACAGAAACACCGGATACCAACCCCGAGTGGAACGCAGCAACCGGCGGCAATGGTGTGATTCACCACGGCCCGAACGGCAACTCCGGCACACACGGATCGTCCTGCTTCGGTATCTGCTTTGCTCGCGGTGTCAGCCCGCAGTACAAGGGCCACATGCCAGAGGGCCAGGGCATTTTCTTCCACTATGCCAAGTCCACATCGTTCGGTGGCACCTACGGCACACGTCTGCAGATTGCGCAGGAGTCAATCGATCCGGCCGGTCCGTATCGCTCTGTCTTCCAGACCTCCAGCGTGGGTAACAACCGTACAGCAAGCTATACCAACCTGTCCGCAGAAATGGACAACGTGCTGTTCCTGACAAACTACCTGCACTGCCAGTCGCAGTCCAACGCGGGTAACACACAGTCACGTCCGGAAGCATGGGCAAAGAACATTCTTTCAGGTGGTGCTGTGCAGCACAACAATAGCGCCAACCCAGCAACATATGGCATCTCTGGTGCATCGACTGGCCCGGCGACCGATGGTCGTGTCAAGCCAACACTCGCTGGCTTCTATGACAGCATCGCAACAACATCCAGCACCGGCTACACCTCCGGCTTCGGCGGCACCTCCGGTGGTACACCGATGGTGTGCGGCACGGTCGGCATCTTCTTCGAGATGTGGCACCGTCAAGTCTGGCCTGCTGCGAACCCCAACCCAGGCGCAACCATCTTTGACGATGCGCCTGGTATCACAACTGCCAAGGTTGCGATGATTGCAACAGCACGCCGCCTCTCACAGCTTGAGCGTCGCCGTCAGGGCTGGGGCCTGCCCAACCTGCAGAAGCTGTACGATCTGAAGGACAAGTCTGCGTTCCTTGCAAATGAGGATGCAGCGCTTGGGAATCTTGAGACCCATTCATACTGCTTCGAAGTTGGCGCTGGCGAGCCCGAACTGCTCGTCTCCATGTCCTACATCGATCCGCAGGGTACCGTCGGTGCAGCAGTGCATCGCATCAATGATCTGTCGCTGCGTGTGACAGCTCCGAATGGCACCGTGTACTGGGGCAACAACGGCATCACCGTGACCACAGCCCAGTACAACACATCGGGCGGCTCGTCCAACACCGTCGACACCGAAGAGAACGTCTTTGTCCAGAACCCGGCAGCGGGTCAGTGGACCATCGAAGTGATCGGTGACGAGGTTGTTGCTGACACCCACCCAGCAGCAGGCACAAATGCTCGCTACAGCCTCTTCGCTGCTGGCGGAACAGAGTGCGGCGGTTGCTATGCTGACTGTGATGGCAGCGGCTCGCTCAACGTGTTCGACTACATCTGCTTCGGCAACGAGTACGCAGCTGGCAACTCGTATGCTGACTGCGATGGCAGCGGCTCGCTCAACGTGTTCGACTACATCTGCTTCGGCAACGAGTACGCAGCAGGTTGCCCATAA
- the cysC gene encoding adenylyl-sulfate kinase → MSTATEIKATNIHWHEGNLTRDERWKALATTGATVWFTGLSACGKSTIASALEQVLVQSGVNCYRLDGDNIRFGLNKNLGFSAEDRAENIRRIGEVAKLFSDAGTITLTSFISPYIADRDAARALHDEARLPFIEVFVDTPIEECEKRDPKGLYKKARAGEIKGFTGIDDPYEAPKNAELRIDTTGRSINECVQDVVDYLTSKGLMK, encoded by the coding sequence ATGAGCACAGCCACCGAGATCAAAGCCACAAACATCCACTGGCACGAGGGAAATCTCACCCGCGACGAACGCTGGAAAGCTCTTGCCACCACGGGCGCAACCGTCTGGTTCACAGGGCTTTCCGCTTGTGGCAAGTCCACTATCGCTAGCGCCCTTGAGCAGGTGCTCGTCCAGTCTGGCGTGAACTGCTACCGGCTCGACGGCGACAACATCCGGTTCGGACTCAACAAGAACCTCGGGTTCAGTGCCGAAGATCGTGCAGAGAACATCCGACGCATCGGCGAGGTCGCCAAACTCTTCTCAGACGCGGGCACCATCACATTGACCAGTTTCATCAGTCCGTACATTGCCGATCGTGACGCAGCCCGCGCTCTCCATGACGAGGCAAGACTCCCGTTCATTGAGGTGTTCGTGGACACCCCGATTGAGGAGTGCGAGAAACGCGATCCCAAGGGGCTCTACAAGAAGGCTCGCGCTGGCGAGATCAAGGGTTTCACAGGCATTGACGATCCGTACGAAGCACCAAAGAACGCTGAACTTCGTATCGACACGACGGGCAGGTCCATCAATGAGTGCGTGCAGGACGTCGTGGATTACCTGACGAGCAAGGGATTGATGAAATAA
- the sat gene encoding sulfate adenylyltransferase, with protein sequence MSDLIAPHGGNLVDRVATGARRDELVKEAASLPRIDMTAKQSCDCEMIGIGAFSPLTGFMGSADVKSVITSMKLATGPAAGQVWPIPITLSVDSAKAPKAGDRVALYAPNGTLQAVMSVEEVFPHDRAKESTIFFNASGDDDGNHPGAEAVKKEGDTCIAGPIDVVTVCVDPEGPEAFLDHRLTPAQTRAEFAKRGWKTVAAFQTRNPIHRAHEYLCKCAQEICDGLLIHPLVGETKPGDIPADVRMQCYNVLIENYFVPERTCLTVMPAAMRYAGPREAILHALVRKNYGCTHFIVGRDHAGVGSYYGTYDAQNIFDTVCEDSVGIVPLKFEHAAYSKKAQGMVSGKTFPKIEGDQVFLSGTKVRDMLAAGERPPGEFSRPEVADVLIAWATKTPVGV encoded by the coding sequence ATGTCAGACCTTATCGCGCCGCACGGCGGCAATCTTGTTGATCGCGTCGCTACGGGCGCACGCCGCGACGAGCTCGTCAAGGAAGCCGCTTCGCTCCCTCGCATCGACATGACCGCGAAACAGTCGTGCGATTGCGAGATGATCGGCATCGGTGCGTTCTCGCCGCTGACAGGTTTCATGGGGTCGGCTGATGTGAAGTCGGTCATCACGAGCATGAAACTGGCGACCGGGCCAGCGGCTGGGCAGGTTTGGCCGATCCCCATTACGCTCTCGGTTGATAGCGCGAAGGCTCCCAAGGCAGGTGATCGTGTCGCGCTCTATGCACCCAATGGCACACTGCAGGCTGTGATGTCTGTCGAGGAGGTTTTCCCTCACGATCGTGCAAAGGAATCAACGATCTTCTTTAATGCATCCGGAGACGACGATGGCAACCATCCCGGCGCAGAAGCTGTGAAGAAGGAAGGCGATACATGCATCGCCGGACCGATCGACGTGGTGACGGTCTGCGTTGACCCCGAGGGCCCCGAAGCGTTTCTTGATCATCGTCTCACACCAGCACAGACGCGCGCCGAGTTCGCAAAGCGAGGCTGGAAGACAGTCGCTGCGTTCCAGACGCGCAATCCCATCCATCGTGCGCACGAGTACTTGTGCAAGTGTGCACAGGAGATCTGCGACGGGCTGCTGATCCATCCGCTTGTTGGCGAGACAAAGCCCGGCGATATTCCCGCTGATGTGCGAATGCAGTGCTATAACGTGCTTATCGAGAACTACTTTGTCCCTGAACGCACGTGCCTGACTGTGATGCCCGCAGCAATGCGCTACGCTGGCCCTCGCGAAGCAATCCTTCATGCGCTAGTTCGCAAGAACTACGGCTGCACGCACTTCATTGTTGGTCGCGATCACGCTGGCGTTGGCAGTTATTACGGCACATACGACGCGCAGAATATCTTTGATACGGTTTGCGAGGACTCTGTTGGCATTGTGCCGCTCAAGTTCGAGCATGCTGCGTATTCCAAGAAGGCGCAGGGGATGGTGTCTGGCAAGACGTTTCCGAAGATCGAAGGCGATCAGGTGTTCCTCTCAGGCACGAAGGTGCGAGATATGCTCGCTGCTGGCGAGCGTCCCCCTGGCGAGTTTTCGCGTCCGGAGGTTGCCGACGTATTGATCGCGTGGGCAACGAAGACACCTGTGGGCGTCTGA
- a CDS encoding type II secretion system protein, whose product MIISQQSRNRFSPSQTLSWLLRSVCPLVFVVAGAAKLIALDEFVASLDNWVIIPEGFAGYVAPGIALFEFCIGGAWFLCGCSKRVELFCLGLLAVFIGAYSFESWYNVPPDCNCLGRLSQWVYHDAMLNKVIPRNIVLILVLVVGMGLQWWLAKRKYGDLGGICVSPAQSGEETSDRSSRRATHGFTLIETIVTIAVIGLVISIVVPSLKQFRKQAYRTAAISATKQHTTIFLAYANDFSNQFPFMLNVAPNSNPPIQVNTTPPASWPVESHFVQSYMWNVLLADSYYDGRFIGDDFSLYSNSDNDFWPELYYSCSLLASPEFWNPQTRTGPKQWRSVRTTEVRYPSKKAILFDDYVDDTVTYTQSSRLLAGRERPICMGLVDGSARYVAPDQFGQGYYGFGVWPGYPFLHTPGSSLPAQCTLDGARGRDIVD is encoded by the coding sequence ATGATTATATCGCAACAGTCACGAAATCGATTTTCGCCTAGCCAGACACTTTCGTGGCTGTTGCGATCGGTTTGTCCACTTGTCTTCGTTGTTGCTGGAGCAGCCAAGCTCATCGCACTGGATGAGTTCGTTGCAAGCCTTGACAACTGGGTAATTATTCCTGAAGGGTTCGCTGGATACGTTGCGCCTGGTATTGCGCTCTTTGAATTTTGTATTGGAGGTGCGTGGTTTCTCTGTGGATGTTCAAAGCGGGTTGAGTTATTTTGCCTTGGTCTGCTTGCAGTGTTCATTGGTGCATACAGCTTCGAGAGCTGGTATAACGTCCCCCCCGACTGCAACTGTCTGGGACGTCTGTCGCAATGGGTATACCACGATGCGATGCTGAACAAAGTAATCCCCCGCAATATTGTTCTGATTTTAGTGCTGGTGGTTGGTATGGGATTGCAATGGTGGCTGGCGAAGAGAAAATATGGAGATTTGGGCGGCATTTGTGTGAGTCCAGCACAATCAGGCGAAGAGACATCAGACCGATCTTCGCGTAGAGCAACTCATGGATTCACTTTGATTGAAACGATCGTCACAATAGCGGTAATTGGCCTGGTGATTTCGATTGTTGTCCCGTCGCTCAAGCAGTTTCGGAAACAGGCGTATCGCACCGCAGCGATTTCAGCGACGAAGCAGCACACTACAATATTTCTGGCATACGCAAACGATTTCTCAAACCAGTTCCCATTCATGCTGAATGTTGCTCCAAACTCGAATCCGCCAATACAAGTGAACACAACACCTCCAGCGTCATGGCCGGTCGAATCTCACTTTGTCCAGTCATATATGTGGAATGTGCTGTTGGCAGATTCTTACTACGATGGTCGATTTATTGGTGATGATTTCAGCTTGTATTCAAACAGCGATAACGACTTTTGGCCCGAGTTATATTACAGTTGCAGCCTGCTGGCGAGCCCTGAGTTCTGGAATCCGCAGACACGCACCGGACCCAAGCAATGGCGTTCTGTGCGAACAACTGAAGTCAGATATCCATCGAAGAAAGCGATCCTCTTTGATGATTATGTTGACGATACGGTTACGTACACACAATCGTCGAGATTGCTCGCAGGGAGAGAGCGTCCAATCTGCATGGGACTGGTGGATGGTTCGGCACGATATGTTGCACCTGATCAGTTTGGACAGGGTTACTACGGCTTTGGAGTTTGGCCGGGCTATCCGTTTCTGCACACCCCCGGTAGTTCATTGCCAGCCCAATGCACACTTGATGGCGCTCGAGGGCGTGACATTGTTGATTGA
- a CDS encoding sulfotransferase, translating to MSTTSTTPTPPLPALSGGPIFLSGRQHSGNTVLALMLGKARGCYAQIDENDFFERQFEVDNEHEPAQRLELMMKLLRLEHAEAESIIRSSLSAMLQSNPSVASIDLYRTAMHIATIESGNTFWVQKATSYIFHVDTIFSQIPDARMVYLLRNPYDIVASRIRRNPGYDNVWAPTVAWNRGIRIARDWSKRAPDRFRIMQYEHMVNEGQHSVKALCDAFDIPFTPEMLDVPHVNQSRDGKYTLSGSGTGLSKSRTNKYIETCTPAQLHAVDSIIDMEAVQEFYPDLPHRVSPPKLRLQDRMSSRWLRIIGPVRFLKEKVVFHRQMGASWTYILRRLVLRARG from the coding sequence ATGAGCACCACGTCCACAACTCCAACCCCACCACTTCCGGCACTCTCCGGCGGCCCCATCTTTCTGTCGGGGCGCCAGCATTCCGGCAACACGGTGCTGGCGCTGATGCTTGGGAAAGCGCGGGGGTGTTACGCGCAGATCGATGAAAATGATTTCTTTGAGCGACAGTTTGAAGTCGACAATGAGCACGAACCTGCACAGCGACTCGAACTGATGATGAAACTGCTCAGGCTTGAACATGCCGAAGCAGAATCGATCATCCGATCTTCGCTGTCTGCCATGCTCCAGTCGAATCCATCAGTTGCATCGATCGATCTCTACCGAACAGCGATGCACATCGCAACAATCGAATCTGGCAACACCTTCTGGGTACAAAAGGCAACAAGCTATATCTTCCACGTCGACACAATCTTCTCACAGATTCCCGATGCTCGTATGGTGTATCTTCTACGGAATCCGTACGACATTGTGGCTTCACGCATTCGGCGCAACCCTGGGTATGACAACGTGTGGGCGCCCACAGTTGCATGGAATCGCGGGATCAGGATTGCACGCGACTGGTCAAAGCGCGCACCTGATCGGTTTCGAATCATGCAATATGAGCACATGGTGAACGAAGGTCAGCACTCGGTCAAAGCGTTGTGCGATGCGTTCGACATTCCGTTTACACCTGAGATGCTCGATGTCCCTCATGTAAATCAGAGCAGGGACGGGAAGTACACCCTGAGCGGCTCTGGCACCGGACTCTCAAAGTCAAGAACAAACAAGTACATTGAGACATGCACACCTGCGCAGCTGCATGCGGTCGATTCGATCATCGACATGGAGGCGGTGCAGGAGTTCTACCCTGATCTGCCGCATCGTGTTTCGCCACCAAAACTCCGCTTGCAGGACAGAATGTCATCGCGATGGTTGCGCATCATCGGCCCAGTCAGGTTTCTGAAGGAGAAAGTTGTGTTTCATCGACAGATGGGGGCAAGCTGGACGTACATCCTCCGCAGACTTGTGCTTCGCGCACGAGGGTAA
- a CDS encoding prepilin-type N-terminal cleavage/methylation domain-containing protein, whose translation MKLIDLGEFINGVREWTVIPSSISYYVGVFIPFVEVVLGGSWFVVASRRRVELMCVLLVLVFTMVYAAESLFNAPPNCNCLGLITRWTRHNSIIHDALPRNVAIMALGAFGLFFHTNHKVCVVHSETTRDRDQGVSCRSAFTLIETLVVVGIVGIVASLVIPGLRHLHREARNVSALNATASHAQVFLAYTTDYAEQFPFLLNVGPGANTPVTIPTQPSTSWRVDSHFTQSIIWPVLMADEYYGGRFTGEDFRLYQSNAEGFSELLYSCSMLASPGFWNPRTRTGPEQWRSVRTGEVRYPSLKAVLFDDYSDDDRVWTAKTVYVTGKPRPICMGLADGSGRWVLPKQFGPSYVGLGSWPGYPPLHPPGSVLSPQFTLDGARGRDIID comes from the coding sequence ATGAAGCTCATCGATTTGGGCGAGTTTATCAATGGTGTTCGAGAATGGACGGTTATTCCAAGTTCGATCTCTTACTATGTCGGAGTTTTCATTCCATTCGTCGAAGTGGTTCTGGGAGGTTCATGGTTTGTTGTTGCGTCCCGTCGTCGAGTGGAGCTTATGTGTGTATTGCTTGTACTCGTATTTACTATGGTGTATGCTGCCGAGAGCCTGTTCAATGCTCCGCCGAACTGTAACTGTCTGGGGTTAATAACACGATGGACGCGCCACAATAGCATTATCCACGATGCGCTGCCTCGTAATGTTGCGATAATGGCTCTTGGCGCGTTTGGTTTGTTTTTTCATACTAATCACAAGGTTTGTGTGGTGCATTCAGAGACGACAAGAGATAGAGATCAAGGCGTGTCTTGCCGATCCGCATTTACACTGATTGAAACCCTTGTTGTTGTTGGGATTGTTGGGATTGTTGCTAGCCTTGTGATTCCAGGGCTGCGGCACCTTCATCGCGAAGCTCGCAATGTCTCTGCACTGAATGCGACCGCGAGTCATGCCCAAGTATTTCTGGCATATACCACTGATTATGCCGAGCAGTTTCCATTTCTGTTGAATGTTGGGCCAGGAGCAAATACGCCTGTAACTATTCCAACGCAACCGTCAACGAGTTGGCGTGTTGATTCGCACTTTACGCAGTCAATCATCTGGCCGGTACTGATGGCTGACGAGTATTACGGCGGACGATTTACCGGTGAGGACTTCCGCTTGTACCAGTCAAATGCGGAGGGTTTTTCAGAGCTTCTTTATTCTTGTAGCATGCTTGCGAGTCCGGGCTTCTGGAATCCACGCACTCGAACGGGCCCAGAGCAGTGGAGGTCGGTCAGAACGGGTGAGGTTCGTTATCCATCGCTGAAAGCAGTGCTCTTCGATGATTATTCAGATGATGATCGTGTGTGGACAGCAAAGACTGTTTATGTGACTGGGAAACCCCGTCCCATTTGCATGGGGTTGGCTGATGGCTCGGGTCGGTGGGTTTTGCCGAAACAGTTTGGGCCGAGTTACGTTGGGCTTGGTTCTTGGCCTGGGTATCCACCATTGCATCCGCCAGGAAGTGTTCTTTCACCACAGTTCACACTGGATGGTGCTCGAGGGCGAGACATTATTGATTGA